A region from the Perca fluviatilis chromosome 16, GENO_Pfluv_1.0, whole genome shotgun sequence genome encodes:
- the LOC120544571 gene encoding histone H2B-like, translated as MPAEATVKAPKKGSKKAVTKTAAKGGKKRRKSRKESYAIYVYKVLKQVHPDTGISSKAMGIMNSFVSDIFERIAGEASRLAHYNKRSTITSREIQTAVRLLLPGELAKHAVSEGTKAVTKYTSSK; from the coding sequence ATGCCAGCAGAAGCCACCGTCAAAGCGCCCAAGAAGGGCTCCAAGAAAGCAGTGACCAAGACCGCCGCCAAGGGCGgcaagaagaggagaaagagcaggaaggagagctacGCTATCTATGTGTACAAAGTGCTGAAGCAGGTCCACCCCGACACCGGCATCTCCTCCAAGGCCATGGGCATCATGAACTCGTTTGTGAGCGACATCTTTGAGCGCATCGCCGGTGAGGCTTCCCGTCTGGCTCATTACAACAAGCGCTCCACCATCACTTCCCGCGAGATCCAGACCGCCGTGAGGCTGCTGCTGCCCGGGGAGCTGGCCAAGCACGCCGTGTCCGAGGGTACTAAGGCCGTCACCAAGTACACCAGCTCCAAGTAA
- the LOC120544567 gene encoding histone H2A-like produces the protein MSGRGKTGGKARAKAKTRSSRAGLQFPVGRVHRLLRKGNYAQRVGAGAPVYLAAVLEYLTAEILELAGNAARDNKKTRIIPRHLQLAVRNDEELNKLLGGVTIAQGGVLPNIQAVLLPKKTEKPAKK, from the coding sequence ATGTCTGGAAGAGGGAAAACCGGAGGCAAAGCTAGAGCGAAGGCCAAGACCCGCTCCTCTCGTGCCGGGCTCCAGTTCCCCGTCGGCCGTGTCCACAGGCTGCTCCGCAAAGGGAACTACGCTCAGCGTGTTGGTGCCGGAGCTCCGGTGTATCTGGCGGCCGTGCTGGAGTACCTGACTGCTGAGATCCTGGAGCTGGCTGGAAACGCTGCCCGCGACAACAAGAAGACCCGTATCATCCCCCGCCATCTGCAGCTGGCCGTCCGCAACGACGAGGAGCTCAACAAGCTGCTGGGCGGAGTGACCATCGCTCAGGGCGGCGTCCTGCCCAACATCCAGGCCGTACTGCTGCCCAAGAAGACCGAGAAGCCCGCTAAGAAGTAA
- the LOC120544558 gene encoding histone H1-like, translated as MAEEAPAVPAVKAPAKAPKKKATPRAKSDGPSLPKLILDAVTEAKDRKGTSLPAIKKTLATKGIDLEKSNKRINTAVKKLVTDGKLVQNKGIGASGSFKLPKAQPKAAKAVKKTPVKVKKPAAKSPQKKTAAKKTAVKKTAVKKTAAKKPAAKKPAAKKSPYKKAAKKPAVKSTPKKAAPKKVAKKKTPVKKAPAKKAAAKKSKK; from the coding sequence atGGCAGAAGAAGCTCCAGCAGTTCCCGCGGTGAAAGCCCCGGCCAAGGCTCCCAAGAAGAAGGCGACTCCCCGGGCAAAGAGTGACGGACCCTCCCTCCCGAAGCTCATCCTCGACGCCGTGACTGAGGCCAAGGACCGTAAAGGCACGTCGCTTCCGGCTATCAAAAAGACGTTGGCCACCAAAGGCATCGACCTGGAGAAGTCCAACAAACGCATCAACACCGCCGTGAAGAAGCTGGTGACCGACGGAAAGCTGGTCCAGAATAAAGGGATCGGTGCATCCGGGTCCTTCAAGCTCCCCAAGGCTCAGCCTAAAGCCGCCAAAGCGGTCAAGAAGACTCCCGTTAAGGTGAAGAAGCCCGCTGCCAAGTCCCCGCAGAAGAAAACAGCCGCTAAGAAAACCGCTGTGAAGAAGACCGCAGTCAAGAAAACCGCCGCTAAGAAACCAGCAGCCAAGAAGCCAGCAGCCAAGAAGTCTCCGTATAAGAAAGCTGCCAAGAAGCCAGCAGTGAAATCTACCCCCAAGAAGGCTGCCCCTAAGAAGGTCGCAAAGAAGAAGACCCCTGTGAAGAAAGCTCCGGCAAAGAAAGCTGCAGCGAAGAAGTCCAAGAAGTAA
- the LOC120544577 gene encoding histone H3 yields MARTKQTARKSTGGKAPRKQLATKAARKSAPATGGVKKPHRYRPGTVALREIRRYQKSTELLIRKLPFQRLVREIAQDFKTDLRFQSSAVMALQEASEAYLVGLFEDTNLCAIHAKRVTIMPKDIQLARRIRGERA; encoded by the coding sequence atggCCAGAACCAAGCAGACCGCGCGTAAATCCACCGGAGGAAAAGCTCCCAGGAAGCAGCTGGCCACCAAGGCTGCCCGTAAGAGCGCCCCAGCCACCGGCGGAGTGAAGAAACCTCACCGTTACAGGCCCGGTACCGTGGCTCTGAGAGAGATCCGTCGCTACCAGAAGTCCACCGAGCTGCTGATCCGCAAGCTGCCCTTCCAGCGCCTGGTGAGGGAGATCGCTCAGGACTTCAAGACCGACCTGCGCTTCCAGAGCTCCGCCGTCATGGCTCTGCAGGAGGCCAGCGAGGCTTACCTGGTCGGTCTGTTCGAGGACACCAACCTGTGCGCCATCCACGCCAAGAGGGTCACCATCATGCCCAAAGACATCCAGCTGGCCCGTCGTATCCGCGGAGAGAGGGCTTAA
- the LOC120544575 gene encoding histone H4, translating into MSGRGKGGKGLGKGGAKRHRKVLRDNIQGITKPAIRRLARRGGVKRISGLIYEETRGVLKVFLENVIRDAVTYTEHAKRKTVTAMDVVYALKRQGRTLYGFGG; encoded by the coding sequence ATGTCCGGAAGAGGAAAAGGCGGGAAGGGACTCGGTAAAGGAGGCGCCAAGCGTCACCGTAAAGTTCTCCGTGATAACATCCAGGGCATCACCAAGCCCGCCATCCGCCGTCTGGCTCGCCGCGGCGGAGTGAAGCGTATCTCCGGTTTGATCTACGAGGAGACCCGCGGTGTGCTCAAGGTGTTCCTGGAGAACGTCATCCGTGACGCAGTGACGTACACCGAGCACGCCAAGAGGAAGACTGTGACCGCCATGGATGTGGTGTACGCTCTGAAGAGACAGGGCCGCACCCTGTACGGCTTCGGAGGCTAA
- the LOC120544572 gene encoding histone H2B-like has product MPAEATVKAPKKGSKKAVTKTAAKGGKKRRKSRKESYAIYVYKVLKQVHPDTGISSKAMGIMNSFVSDIFERIAGEASRLAHYNKRSTITSREIQTAVRLLLPGELAKHAVSEGTKAVTKYTSSK; this is encoded by the coding sequence ATGCCAGCAGAAGCCACCGTCAAAGCGCCCAAGAAGGGCTCCAAGAAAGCCGTGACTAAGACCGCCGCCAAGGGCGgcaagaagaggagaaagagcaggaaggagagctacGCCATCTACGTGTACAAGGTGTTGAAGCAGGTCCACCCCGACACCGGCATCTCCTCCAAGGCCATGGGCATCATGAACTCGTTTGTGAGCGACATCTTTGAGCGCATCGCCGGTGAGGCCTCCCGCCTGGCTCACTACAACAAGCGCTCCACCATCACTTCTCGCGAGATCCAGACCGCCGTGAGGCTGCTGTTGCCCGGGGAGCTGGCCAAGCACGCCGTGTCCGAGGGCACCAAGGCCGTCACCAAGTACACCAGCTCCAAGTAA
- the LOC120544576 gene encoding histone H4, which translates to MSGRGKGGKGLGKGGAKRHRKVLRDNIQGITKPAIRRLARRGGVKRISGLIYEETRGVLKVFLENVIRDAVTYTEHAKRKTVTAMDVVYALKRQGRTLYGFGG; encoded by the coding sequence GGTAAAGGAGGCGCCAAGCGTCACCGTAAAGTTCTCCGTGATAACATCCAGGGCATCACCAAGCCCGCCATCCGCCGTCTAGCTCGTCGCGGCGGAGTGAAGCGTATCTCCGGTCTGATCTACGAGGAGACCCGCGGTGTGCTCAAGGTGTTCCTGGAGAACGTCATCCGTGATGCAGTCACGTACACCGAGCACGCCAAGAGGAAGACGGTGACCGCCATGGATGTGGTGTACGCTCTGAAGAGACAGGGTCGCACCCTGTACGGCTTCGGAGGCTAA